The following proteins come from a genomic window of Aquimarina sp. MAR_2010_214:
- the bglX gene encoding beta-glucosidase BglX, which produces MRNNNINFIVITLIFFLVSCKKSVNTSEPLVSNINSVELNKAIEAKVDSLLSIMTLEEKIGQMNQYNGFWDLTGPKPEEGIAAKKYDHLRKGLVGSMLNVRGVKDVKTVQKIAVEESRLGIPLIIGFDVIHGYKTISPIPLAEAASWDMEAIKKSAEVAAQEASAAGINWTFAPMVDISRDARWGRVMEGAGEDPFLGSKIAEARVKGFQGDDLSANNTIVACAKHFAGYGFAESGRDYNTVDIGTSTLNNIIFPPFKATIKAGVRTFMNSFNELNGVPATGNKFLQRDILKNDWKFDGFIVSDWGSIGEMVAHGYAKDGKAAAEMAISGGADMDMESYLYAAHLAELVEEGKIDEKLINDAARRVLRIKFELGLFDDPYKYCNKKREEEIIGSASNHKTVLDIAKKSIVLLKNENSTLPLKKKGQKIALIGALASDKNSPLGSWRIGAEDNSAISVLEGMQKYEDNILTYTKGANVTIGETKFGIETKINTTDKSEFQNAVKAARNADVVIMVLGEIGFQSGEGRSRTEIGLPGVQQELLETVYKENPNIVLVLTNGRPLAITWADKNIPAIVEAWHLGSQSGNAIAQVLYGDYNPSGKLPMTFPRSVGQIPIYYNYKNTGRPTLPAPDVVFWSHYSDQKNTPLYAFGHGLSYTSFKYKNLEVDNTSSINNPEIKVSVDITNTGKYEGKEVAQLYIRDLFASVTRPVKELKGFELISLQPGETKTIHFELDSETLGFYDNSGQWVVEPGEFKVFVGGSSNKTIESNFELQ; this is translated from the coding sequence ATGAGAAATAACAATATCAATTTTATAGTAATTACTTTGATTTTCTTTCTGGTAAGCTGTAAGAAATCGGTAAATACTAGTGAACCTTTAGTTTCTAACATCAATTCTGTCGAGTTAAATAAAGCTATAGAAGCAAAAGTAGATTCTCTGCTTTCAATAATGACACTTGAAGAAAAAATCGGGCAGATGAATCAATATAATGGTTTTTGGGATTTAACTGGTCCAAAACCAGAAGAAGGGATTGCTGCAAAAAAGTATGATCATCTTCGTAAAGGTTTGGTAGGATCTATGCTCAATGTAAGAGGAGTTAAAGACGTCAAAACAGTACAAAAGATCGCTGTAGAAGAATCGAGATTAGGAATTCCTTTAATCATAGGTTTTGATGTAATTCATGGATATAAAACAATAAGTCCAATACCACTGGCAGAAGCTGCAAGTTGGGATATGGAAGCCATCAAAAAATCTGCCGAGGTGGCTGCACAAGAAGCATCTGCAGCAGGTATAAACTGGACATTTGCACCAATGGTAGACATTTCAAGAGATGCCAGATGGGGACGTGTCATGGAAGGTGCAGGAGAAGATCCGTTTTTAGGGTCTAAAATTGCAGAAGCAAGAGTAAAAGGCTTTCAGGGAGATGACCTTTCAGCAAATAATACAATAGTAGCGTGTGCCAAGCATTTTGCAGGATATGGATTTGCAGAATCCGGGAGAGATTATAATACCGTAGATATAGGAACATCTACATTAAATAATATCATCTTCCCTCCTTTTAAAGCTACTATAAAAGCCGGAGTTAGAACGTTTATGAACTCATTTAATGAACTTAATGGAGTTCCTGCAACTGGTAATAAATTTCTGCAGAGAGATATTCTTAAAAATGATTGGAAATTCGATGGATTTATAGTTTCGGATTGGGGCTCAATTGGAGAAATGGTCGCACATGGATATGCTAAAGATGGAAAAGCAGCAGCAGAAATGGCGATATCAGGTGGGGCTGATATGGACATGGAGTCATATCTGTATGCTGCCCATCTAGCCGAATTGGTTGAAGAAGGAAAAATTGATGAAAAATTAATAAATGATGCCGCCAGAAGAGTTTTAAGAATAAAATTTGAATTAGGACTCTTTGATGATCCATATAAATATTGCAATAAAAAAAGAGAAGAAGAAATAATTGGAAGTGCCTCTAATCACAAAACAGTTTTAGACATCGCTAAAAAATCAATTGTACTCTTAAAAAATGAGAATAGTACTCTCCCATTAAAAAAGAAAGGGCAAAAAATTGCTTTAATAGGAGCATTGGCTAGTGATAAAAATAGTCCACTGGGCAGCTGGCGAATAGGAGCCGAAGATAATTCTGCTATATCAGTTCTGGAAGGAATGCAAAAGTATGAAGATAACATATTAACATATACAAAAGGAGCAAATGTCACTATTGGAGAGACTAAATTTGGAATCGAAACTAAAATCAATACAACGGATAAGAGTGAATTTCAAAACGCTGTAAAAGCAGCAAGAAATGCAGATGTAGTTATTATGGTTTTGGGAGAAATAGGGTTTCAAAGTGGAGAAGGACGAAGCAGAACTGAAATAGGCTTGCCTGGGGTACAACAAGAACTTTTAGAAACGGTATATAAAGAAAACCCTAATATAGTTTTGGTACTAACAAATGGTAGACCGTTGGCAATTACTTGGGCAGATAAGAATATTCCTGCAATTGTAGAAGCATGGCACCTAGGATCACAAAGTGGTAATGCAATCGCTCAGGTACTATATGGAGACTATAATCCTAGCGGAAAACTACCTATGACTTTTCCTAGAAGTGTAGGACAGATACCGATATATTATAATTATAAAAACACAGGAAGACCTACATTACCTGCTCCTGATGTTGTTTTTTGGTCACATTATTCAGATCAGAAAAACACACCATTATATGCATTCGGACATGGTTTAAGTTACACTTCATTTAAATATAAAAACCTTGAAGTCGATAACACCTCTTCTATAAATAACCCAGAAATAAAAGTTTCAGTTGATATTACCAACACGGGTAAATACGAAGGAAAAGAAGTCGCCCAATTATATATAAGAGATCTTTTTGCCAGTGTGACCAGACCAGTAAAAGAATTAAAAGGTTTTGAACTAATTTCATTACAACCGGGAGAGACTAAAACAATACATTTTGAATTAGATTCTGAAACTTTAGGGTTTTATGACAATAGTGGTCAATGGGTTGTAGAACCAGGGGAGTTTAAAGTCTTTGTAGGAGGAAGTTCTAATAAAACAATTGAATCTAATTTTGAATTACAATAA
- a CDS encoding RagB/SusD family nutrient uptake outer membrane protein produces MKKIKYSIKSAIFFVLSIIITSCSDDFVDVASENQNSEDFFNNEEDYQNALIGAYDLLQSTYLNVMLGEIASDNTVAGGESSSDVPGIQEVDKMTHTPVNAQLRDIWNWMYAGVNRANFIMEFQDKIDFPGKEAIIGQARFLRAYYYFELVKWFGDVPLAIDKRILFGEESDIDRSPKEDVYALMEQDLQFAADNLPATQAEVGRITKGAALALLGKVYLFQNKFSEAATVLDQVITGPYDLVTDYNSIFEHEGENNIESVFEIQYTDKEGAGFECLQCSEGNVAIGFNGVRNYSGPLFESGFSFNVPTQEVVDAFETGDIRKDVAILDINAWATDTGATFSIGFEHTGYFNRKYIARKGDLNTGDANLTNPNNYRAIRFADVLLMAAEAHNRKTPSDNGQAQIYLNRVRTRASLADVTTTGNTLTDAIYQERRVELVGEGHHFFDLVRTGRAAQEIPGFIEGKHEVFPIPAIEIQLTGNRWSQNPGY; encoded by the coding sequence ATGAAAAAGATAAAATATAGTATCAAATCAGCAATCTTTTTTGTGTTATCAATAATAATAACCTCTTGTAGTGATGATTTTGTTGATGTAGCTTCAGAGAACCAAAATTCAGAAGATTTTTTTAATAACGAAGAAGATTATCAGAACGCTTTAATTGGAGCATATGATCTACTTCAATCTACGTACTTGAATGTGATGTTGGGGGAAATCGCTTCAGATAATACAGTAGCAGGAGGAGAAAGCTCATCAGATGTACCTGGGATACAAGAAGTAGATAAAATGACACATACTCCGGTTAATGCACAACTCAGAGATATATGGAATTGGATGTATGCTGGGGTAAATAGAGCAAATTTCATTATGGAATTTCAAGATAAAATTGATTTCCCCGGAAAAGAAGCAATAATTGGTCAAGCACGATTTCTAAGAGCATATTATTATTTCGAATTGGTAAAATGGTTTGGAGATGTGCCGTTAGCAATTGATAAAAGAATTCTATTCGGAGAAGAATCCGATATCGATAGATCACCAAAAGAAGATGTATATGCATTGATGGAGCAAGATTTGCAATTCGCAGCAGATAACTTACCAGCTACTCAAGCAGAAGTAGGCAGAATAACAAAAGGAGCAGCGCTTGCATTATTAGGGAAAGTATATCTATTTCAGAATAAATTCTCTGAAGCAGCAACCGTTTTAGATCAGGTTATCACAGGTCCTTATGATTTGGTAACCGACTATAATTCTATTTTTGAACATGAAGGAGAAAACAATATAGAATCTGTTTTCGAAATTCAATATACAGATAAAGAAGGCGCAGGGTTTGAATGTTTGCAATGTAGTGAAGGTAATGTAGCTATTGGTTTCAATGGTGTACGAAATTATTCAGGACCATTATTTGAGTCCGGTTTTAGTTTTAATGTACCTACTCAGGAAGTCGTTGATGCATTTGAAACTGGTGATATACGAAAAGATGTAGCCATTCTTGATATCAATGCATGGGCGACCGATACCGGAGCTACTTTTTCTATAGGTTTCGAACACACCGGATATTTTAATCGAAAATATATTGCTCGTAAAGGTGATCTAAATACTGGAGATGCTAATTTAACAAACCCAAATAATTACAGAGCAATTCGATTTGCAGATGTACTATTAATGGCGGCAGAAGCCCACAATAGAAAAACACCAAGTGATAATGGTCAAGCTCAAATATATCTAAACCGAGTACGAACAAGAGCTTCATTAGCCGATGTTACCACAACAGGAAATACATTAACAGATGCAATATATCAGGAACGTAGAGTAGAACTCGTAGGAGAAGGACATCACTTTTTTGATTTGGTTAGAACTGGTAGAGCTGCTCAGGAAATACCAGGATTTATTGAAGGAAAACACGAAGTATTTCCAATACCAGCAATAGAAATACAATTGACAGGTAATAGATGGTCACAAAATCCAGGATACTAA
- a CDS encoding TonB-dependent receptor gives MKNMYFLIVVFLTTFINAQETQIRGNVVDNNGMPLPGVNVFVKNTNNGVATDFDGNYLLTNISKGNIISFSYIGFASQEIIVGEDSIINIILDEENESLEQIVVIGYGSQKKKELTGAVSVITSENIEKANVVRIEQALQGQVSGVHITSQSGSPGSTSTISIRGISTNVDSKPLILVDGNVIEDLSVLNPNDVESINVLKDATAGIYGVRAANGVILITTKSGRKNRDLKFQLDSYTGFQEATRKIPTLNATEYGIIINESFAAGGGTPPFSDLSILGRGTDWQDEIFRTAVISNINFSANGGGTNSSYAAGTSYLTQDGIVGGGNTNFNRFTGRMKYNLEFLKNFRLSTSAIFTQTNRKTLPENALGSVLFNALNMSPNLLVRDENGDYTLAEGLGNEVINPVAQIANTFNDNRVNKIGATIGLKYNFLQKFAVESNFQFNYAEVSGKKFFPEVFYGSGKVFNVDRNNVTEDEDIFRDYTWDNFITYDNTFADNHNLKVLLGMSVFKTEGIYTSFTGYDVPDNSYTNANISQASDVIDNYINGSRDFDSRLLSYFSRLQYNFKGKYLLSAVIRRDGSTKFGPENKFGYFPSGSIGWIVSDESFMKASSWLDFLKLRASYGIIGNDRIPDYRFVSLLNGEGTYVIDGEIVNGLAIGALSNPKIKWEKQKTLDIGLDTRFINNKLKITFDYFKRRTEDLLVIVPVSGILGSAAPASSPPVINAGTVENKGYEFQISYNDRFSKTYKFNINYNITTLKNEVITVSGKNDIVLGGSFGVGQDPPSRMETGKPIGYFYGLQTDGIFQNQTEVNNHATQTNAAPGDLRYVDVNKDGQIDSNDRTNIGNPIPDITMGLNVGFNYKNFDFSSYTYASLGNDIVRNYERNQNLVNRSNSFLGRWTGEGTTNSFPRVTTGPNSNSLFSSFYVEDGSYLRIQNVQLGYTMSDKHIESIGIDKFRIYVSVNNLYTFTEYKGYDPSASSGAPIGGGIDQGFYPVPRTYLLGLNLKF, from the coding sequence ATGAAGAATATGTATTTCTTAATAGTTGTGTTTTTAACAACATTTATTAATGCACAAGAAACTCAAATTAGAGGTAATGTAGTAGATAATAATGGTATGCCACTACCAGGAGTTAATGTTTTTGTAAAAAATACTAATAATGGAGTCGCAACTGATTTTGATGGAAACTATCTCTTAACCAATATATCTAAAGGTAATATTATTTCATTTTCCTATATAGGTTTCGCTTCTCAAGAGATAATTGTTGGAGAAGATTCTATTATTAATATAATACTTGACGAAGAGAATGAATCCCTAGAACAAATAGTAGTTATTGGTTATGGTTCTCAAAAGAAAAAAGAACTAACAGGGGCTGTATCGGTTATAACATCAGAAAACATAGAAAAGGCGAATGTCGTAAGAATTGAGCAAGCTCTTCAGGGGCAAGTTTCAGGAGTTCATATAACCTCTCAGTCTGGTTCTCCTGGAAGCACCTCTACAATATCTATTCGAGGAATATCTACAAATGTAGATAGCAAACCTTTAATTCTAGTTGATGGAAACGTAATTGAAGATTTAAGCGTACTTAATCCTAATGATGTAGAAAGTATTAATGTATTAAAAGATGCTACTGCCGGAATCTATGGTGTTAGAGCTGCTAATGGAGTGATACTTATAACTACAAAATCAGGAAGAAAAAACCGGGATCTAAAATTTCAACTAGATTCATATACAGGTTTTCAGGAAGCTACTAGAAAGATACCAACACTTAACGCTACAGAATACGGAATAATTATTAACGAATCATTTGCTGCCGGAGGAGGCACACCACCGTTTTCTGATTTATCTATATTAGGAAGAGGAACAGATTGGCAAGATGAAATTTTTAGAACTGCTGTGATTTCTAATATCAATTTTAGTGCTAATGGTGGTGGAACGAATTCATCATATGCTGCAGGAACTTCTTATTTAACCCAAGATGGAATTGTTGGAGGAGGTAATACTAATTTCAACCGTTTTACAGGAAGAATGAAGTATAATTTAGAATTCTTAAAGAATTTTAGATTATCCACATCAGCAATTTTCACACAAACTAATAGAAAGACATTGCCAGAGAATGCATTGGGTTCGGTTTTATTTAATGCATTAAACATGAGTCCAAATTTACTTGTACGAGATGAAAATGGAGACTATACATTGGCTGAAGGATTAGGTAATGAAGTTATTAATCCCGTAGCACAAATAGCAAACACATTTAACGATAACAGAGTTAATAAAATAGGAGCTACAATAGGATTGAAATATAATTTTTTACAAAAATTTGCTGTAGAATCAAACTTTCAATTTAATTATGCAGAAGTATCAGGAAAAAAGTTTTTCCCAGAAGTTTTTTATGGCTCCGGTAAAGTATTCAATGTAGATCGGAACAATGTTACTGAGGATGAAGATATATTTAGGGATTATACCTGGGATAATTTTATAACCTACGATAATACATTTGCCGATAATCATAATTTAAAAGTGCTTTTGGGGATGTCTGTTTTTAAAACCGAAGGTATATACACTAGTTTTACTGGTTATGATGTACCAGATAACTCCTATACAAATGCCAATATTTCACAAGCTTCTGATGTAATCGATAACTATATAAACGGAAGTAGAGATTTTGATTCCAGGCTATTGTCTTATTTCTCAAGGTTACAATATAATTTTAAAGGTAAATATTTGTTATCAGCCGTTATAAGAAGAGATGGATCCACAAAATTCGGTCCTGAAAACAAATTTGGATATTTTCCTTCTGGCTCTATTGGTTGGATAGTATCAGATGAATCTTTTATGAAAGCTTCTAGTTGGTTAGACTTTCTTAAGTTAAGAGCCAGTTATGGTATTATAGGTAACGATAGAATTCCTGATTATAGATTTGTGTCTTTACTAAATGGAGAAGGTACTTATGTAATAGATGGTGAGATAGTTAATGGATTGGCTATAGGAGCACTTTCTAATCCCAAAATTAAATGGGAAAAACAAAAAACGCTGGATATAGGTTTAGATACAAGGTTTATTAATAATAAGCTGAAGATTACATTTGATTATTTTAAAAGGCGTACCGAAGACCTATTAGTAATTGTACCTGTTTCTGGTATTCTGGGATCTGCAGCTCCAGCTTCTTCACCTCCCGTAATCAATGCAGGAACTGTAGAAAACAAAGGATACGAGTTTCAGATCAGTTACAACGATCGATTTTCTAAGACTTATAAATTCAATATCAATTACAACATCACAACACTAAAAAATGAAGTCATAACTGTTAGTGGCAAAAACGACATTGTTCTTGGAGGCTCATTTGGTGTAGGTCAAGACCCACCATCACGTATGGAAACAGGTAAACCTATTGGATATTTCTATGGATTACAAACAGATGGAATTTTTCAGAATCAGACAGAAGTAAACAATCACGCTACTCAAACCAATGCTGCTCCAGGTGATTTACGATATGTAGATGTTAATAAAGATGGACAAATAGATTCTAATGATAGAACCAATATCGGGAACCCTATTCCAGATATAACTATGGGGCTTAATGTTGGATTTAACTATAAGAATTTTGATTTTTCTTCTTATACCTATGCTTCATTAGGTAATGATATCGTAAGAAATTATGAGCGTAATCAAAATTTAGTAAATAGAAGTAATAGTTTTTTGGGACGATGGACCGGAGAAGGAACAACCAACTCTTTTCCGAGAGTGACTACAGGTCCTAATTCTAATAGTCTATTTTCTAGTTTTTATGTTGAAGATGGTTCATATCTAAGAATTCAAAATGTACAACTAGGGTATACAATGTCTGATAAACATATAGAATCAATTGGTATAGACAAATTTAGAATTTATGTTTCGGTAAATAATCTATACACATTTACAGAATATAAAGGCTATGACCCTTCAGCATCATCAGGGGCACCAATTGGAGGAGGTATAGATCAAGGGTTTTATCCTGTACCAAGAACATATTTATTAGGGCTAAATCTTAAATTTTAA
- a CDS encoding family 16 glycosylhydrolase has protein sequence MKNSSFILTYFLVMLIAFTGCQEDDLSAGAIIAPTNIKITVEIVGANNTNPNGDGSGVVNFKVKADNAISYKILYNGNEFVAPLGSASVIFSDLGVNTYNVSAVAYGTGGISSSTSIAVNVLATYSPPVDLLEKLIGNGSKTWRIKSEKKGHFGLGPVGGTTPTEWFSANPDEKELTGMYDDRYVFKSDGTFTHITNNTNDDPTEDVTGTVFGRKGLIDELGSGSGTVNGDDVENYTYSDYTENWILITPGGIETISLTGLGFIGYYTGGTHTYEIFDRSVKNELLLRTTDGNTEFDWWFIITSEEPSTGNTVDVTYTNLVWSDEFNTNGPPNAANWIYDLGTGTNGWGNNEKQYYTNRTDNIIVADGMLKITAKSESYSGSNYTSARIKSQGLYDFKYGRIDVRAKLPEGGGTWPALWMLGANYETAIWPACGEIDIMEHVGNNQNTIHGSIHTTSSSGNTVNTGSTTVSNVSSEFHIYSVNWSGDEISFLIDDEIHYTYNPTIKDATTWPFDANQFIIFNIAMGGNMGETIDPTFTESTMEIDYVKVYQ, from the coding sequence ATGAAAAACAGTAGTTTTATTTTAACATATTTTCTTGTAATGTTGATAGCATTTACAGGATGTCAGGAAGATGATTTATCGGCAGGAGCAATAATCGCCCCTACCAATATAAAAATAACAGTAGAGATTGTAGGAGCTAATAATACTAATCCTAATGGAGACGGGAGTGGCGTAGTAAATTTTAAAGTTAAAGCTGACAATGCGATCTCATATAAAATTCTATATAACGGTAATGAGTTTGTCGCTCCACTAGGTTCAGCATCAGTTATTTTTTCAGATTTAGGTGTAAACACCTACAATGTATCTGCTGTTGCTTATGGCACCGGAGGGATTTCTTCTTCGACATCTATAGCTGTTAATGTGTTAGCTACTTATTCACCGCCTGTTGACTTATTAGAAAAATTAATCGGAAACGGTTCTAAAACCTGGAGAATTAAATCTGAAAAAAAGGGGCATTTCGGCCTCGGTCCCGTAGGTGGCACAACCCCAACTGAATGGTTTAGTGCTAATCCGGATGAAAAAGAACTTACCGGAATGTATGATGATCGTTATGTTTTTAAATCTGATGGAACATTTACTCATATCACAAACAATACAAATGATGATCCTACAGAAGATGTTACAGGAACCGTTTTTGGTCGTAAAGGACTTATTGATGAATTAGGTTCGGGTTCAGGTACTGTAAATGGAGATGATGTCGAAAACTATACATATAGCGATTATACCGAAAACTGGATTTTAATAACCCCAGGAGGTATCGAAACAATAAGCTTAACAGGACTAGGTTTTATAGGTTATTATACCGGCGGCACTCATACATACGAAATTTTTGATCGTTCTGTTAAAAATGAATTACTTCTAAGAACAACAGATGGTAATACTGAATTTGACTGGTGGTTTATAATAACCTCAGAAGAGCCATCTACAGGTAATACAGTTGATGTTACCTATACAAATCTGGTATGGTCTGATGAGTTTAATACTAACGGACCTCCTAATGCAGCCAATTGGATCTATGATCTAGGTACAGGAACTAACGGCTGGGGAAATAATGAAAAACAATATTATACAAATCGAACAGATAATATAATCGTTGCAGATGGAATGCTAAAAATTACTGCAAAATCCGAAAGCTATAGTGGTAGTAATTATACTTCGGCAAGGATTAAATCACAAGGATTATACGATTTCAAATATGGAAGAATAGATGTTAGGGCCAAATTGCCTGAAGGAGGTGGTACCTGGCCAGCCTTATGGATGCTGGGCGCTAATTATGAAACCGCTATATGGCCCGCTTGTGGCGAGATTGATATTATGGAGCATGTAGGAAATAATCAAAATACTATTCATGGTTCAATCCACACAACATCAAGTAGTGGAAACACAGTAAATACAGGTAGTACAACAGTAAGTAATGTATCTTCCGAATTTCATATCTATTCTGTGAATTGGTCTGGAGATGAGATATCATTTTTGATTGATGATGAAATACATTACACGTATAACCCAACCATCAAAGATGCCACTACATGGCCCTTTGATGCTAATCAATTTATCATTTTCAACATAGCAATGGGAGGAAATATGGGAGAAACTATAGACCCAACATTCACTGAGTCAACTATGGAAATTGATTATGTAAAAGTATATCAATAA